The stretch of DNA aatataaatataaatataatttaagttaattataaGTTTAGTTATGTGAGGTGTGTTAGATCATGCAAATAGGAAGTGGACAAAAGGGTGACGGCGAAATTCCCCTCGTGAGGAGACTTTGGACGTTTTCGCGATAAACTATcgcatgcacccggtgcataCTTTTACATGATGCACCGGGTCTATCAACGTTCGTTCCTCCATTGTGCATGCTCTCTCTATCGGTACCGTCCAACAATCCCAAGCGGGGATTTGGACGGCCTAGATCTATCTCTCAGAGACACGCCAATAGAAAGGTAGGTGAAATTGGGTGGAGACACCCTCAACAACAAATGATTTTGAAATAGactcaccaaaaaaaaaaattaagtttaatttattagaGTTTTAATACTTAGTcatgttaaaaaatttatcaaacttaatACCTCAAAAAGTTATTGACCATTGATTTGTCGagttttttttcctaaaaaattattataattattaaatttgataaaatcagtAGTAAATTTAATAGGATCCTGTTTTTTCTTTACTAGGATTacttaaatcttaaaataaaaattaaaagttgaaggGTCTCAAccaagaaaataatttaataattgagAGAATCATTTATAAATACCCAATATGGTGTGTCAGTATCATCAAATTAACACCCCACATCTATGCGCCACataattttctcaaattttgcACCACTATTGTCCTACAAGTTCATTATTATTTGGAGCAGTTGGTTgatatatattcttttcttcAGACAATGACGCTCAAATTAGAATACACGCTAGCGTACATGAATcataagaggaagaagaaaatgtaaaataaaaaaaagaaaaaagaaaaaatgttatAAGTTGTCACGTGTGGCCGGGTGATAGTTgcttaatatataaataaacgtACTGTTTAGGAATCTAATCAATGGTTTATGCACTTAAGTGGATGGAGTGAGGTGAGAGTGACCAAGTTTGGGATTGTGGGCTCCCTCGGAGGAGTTTTaagtaatggtgtaattaattaacatgcatgGTGGTGGTCCAATTACTTATCAAATCCAAAGAATATGTTAACCAGTTAAAAACTAGTTAGTTGTACTAATCGTGTGTCCATGTTGACCCAGGGTGCTTTTTCGAAAGACATGTACACGGTCTACGTCTCTTTCTCTCGTTTCAAACGTTGGTAATTTGTTTTGCCCAGGAATACACTGGAATTAACGTGCCAGATcaatttttgactttttcttaaaatatatgaccAACTTTTGCACTAACTCAAAATCTCAtccaaaaaaattctaatgttgattttttttttttttaagagagaatgATAACATGCTGACAATAAATATGATGattgatgattggtatccgaagtttcaaattcaaagtCTTATTGTTCTATATTATCAGCTAAGTTTAATtgttaaagaagaaaaaaagaaaagaagtcaTAGCATACTACTGTTCTctcgaaaatattaaaattaaactaagggtagtttggtaatttcatagcaaaaatactctaatgttataatttttgaggCAAGTGAAGCAACTCTCGTGTTGTGTAGTGCCCGAAGAGATAATATACATATGAGGGCTCGCTCCCTCCTCTCTTTAAACAGCCTCTAGAGCTTCAACAACTCAACtcatcagagagagagagagagagagagagagagatggtctCAAGAGAGCACAAGAGATTGGGACTGCATGAGAAGCTGCAACTCCTTCGCTCTATTACAAACTCGCATGCAGTAATTTGCTTAAGCTTCTTATACAAGTACTCTTTTAGTTAGTTTTCACTGTTCTTGTTCTACATGGTGTGTCTGTTTAGTATTTGATGGATCATGTCAGGTTTTATCAAAAGATGCATTAGTTGTTGCGTCTCCAAAACATTTTCATCCTTTTCTATTTATTCAAGATCGATTACGTTACTACAGTATTATTAGATTCTTCCTTAATaaactattagatatatatatatatacccatgcATCCTCCATAATATCCTCCTCATTTTTGTTGCAGTCGAATAAGGCTTCGATCATCATAGACGCATCGAAGTATATCGAAGAACTGAAGCAGAAGGTAGTGAGATTGAATCAAGAGATCGCCTGCGCGCAAAACAACATCAAAGAGAGCCCCTTGcccatggtatatatatatttgtaactACATATGATTTGTGTGACTGCTCTCGACATGTTCTCGAATCCTCGAATAACTACACCTATAAACACATGCAGGTTACTGTTGAAAGCTTAGAGAGGGGATTCCTCATCAATGTGTTCTCCGGGAAGAGCTTCCCGGGTTTACTCGTCGCAATTTTGGAGGCTTTCGAAGAGTTGGGTCTCAATGTAATGGAAGCTAGGGCTTCCTGCGCCGACACGTTCCGGCTTGAAGCTGTTGGAGGAGAGGTAACAATCTCtatttcctttccttctttttcaaGTTGTATAATGTGTGACACTGGAGCATACTTTAGTGAATACAAATAACTGGGGGTTTTCAGTCTTCAGAGAACCCTAGACAATCAGCAGAGGATGCAGGAAACACTAGAAATTTATCCATAGGGTGCCTTAAGTAGGTTTTAACCACTTATGATCTAACATGTTCAATCTATTttgaatactatatataattttggtaTATAATCAAAGAAATACATGATTGAAATGACGCACAAAAACTGCATACATATATGAATAGCTACAGATACATATACATAAATGTAATTGAgttcctatacttttaaaagtatcaagttatcagtgcttgtaagttttcagcctttggatttaagagatatgcggttaagatgatagtggtcctctaagattgagtggatggttggttgaatagtatgatctaacggatgaaaatgatcaaagggatagatctaatggcagaaaacttacaagcatcaagtgtttggtgattttaaaagcaccatagccggattctacataaacatatatacatacatacacatatacatatgtagaTACAAGTAGACAAACATACAACTGCAATGTGCAGGACTAAATGGACCTACATTAATAGAACATTGAAGCAACTGCCATATCTTATTTACAAGATTGAGACAAACAGTACTACATTAATAAATGCATGTAAGGACACTATTAAATATCAGTTTTGTCATCAATTCCTGCACATATCTATGCATGCTTATCACATATTTCTGTGCTGCAGAACCAAGTCGAAGGCGTCAATGCACATGTCGTGAAACAAGCGGTGTTGCAGGCCATCAGAAAATGTTCTGAGAATAGTGATCAAGAGTGATGCCAGTAGACTTTTCTTTAGTACCAATCAATCATGCTATCAGCGCAAGCTTTTCTTATCTTCCACTTTTCTTTTCGGACCCGTTaatgaagttatatatataattctcagATGGCAATGCATTGGTGTAAAACAAGTAGAAAAAATAGCAactaaaatgtaatatgtaacgGTGACTATGTTGATATTTTAGCCtctaatataattattataattaccTTCATCTAAAACATGCCCTGGGATCAAGCTTCATCCCTGCATGGCTCAAACTAAATCGGTTTTCGTCCATCCTTGGGAGATAACAAATTATAACAACTTGACATCAATTACAATTACACCCGAGTTATACTAACGAACTACAACAATATTCTTCAACTATTGTTAGAACTCTCTTGCATTACCAGTTAGAAACCTATTTTACAATACTATTGTAGAAGTAAACTTTTCCAAACTACCAAATAGATTTTCTGATCAGCATGTAAATTAACCATGCACAAAGTTTGTCTATAGACAAACAATTTACGGAAAGATTTAAATATGGCCTGCAAATGCACGAGCAGCAGTAATGACataattcaaacaagaaataaGAGAGAACTCCAGAGAATATACAATAGCACAATCAAAACAGTCTGCAAGAACAATTTGCGgaaataattacaaattgccAAATGGGGTTTAGTTATTTTCTATCCAACGTACCTTGGCTGGGCGAGGCAGAAAAGGTAGGACCCATGCCTCTTGTCCTTAGACTATCATCTGCATCTCTCAGGTCTATGAGATCGTCAAACAATCTATTTGAAGAAACATATGGTTCAGAAGCAACAGCACTCCCCGGTTGCTTCAGATTCACATTTGTCGTTGTCTGTCCAGAAGCAGCTGGGGCGCTATTAGCTCGATAAACAAATGGATTTGATGGCCAAAAAGCCCTAGATGCATATGTAGGGACATAAGCAGCGACATTGACAGTAGAAGGGTACTCAAAGGGGTTGGTATTCATGTTGACTGGAGAAGCTACCCACCGTGGGGGTGTGCAACCAAATTGCAGTTGAGGTTGTGGCGGACAGTCCAAGTATTGAGGCTGAGGCTGAGACCGAGCCCAAGAGGCGACATAACTATTATAGGGAACATAGGATTGGGCTTGTTTATTGGGTGAAATCGATGCTGGTGATTCTCTTTGGTTTGAGGAAGAGGAAGGCGTTAAAGGTGTGGTTCGAGTTGAAGGTTCTGATGACAAGGTGATGCTGAGAAGGTCGATCATATCTTTCTCTTTGGAGGCAGTCTTAACTGGTACTGGGGAATCAAGTAGAACCAATGCATTCTCCCCTATAGTGGATGAGATTGAAGAACTACTTTCATTGTAGTTCTTGCAGTTCTGAGAGGAAGATCTCTCTCTGCTCATGTAAGATGTGCTTCCGGTGCTTGATGGCTTGAATTTTGAGTTTCTGCACAAAGAAACATGATGTTCTCTTAGTTGTTAATAGAATTTGTAGCACATAATTACATCATGGAAGTCATCTCCAAGGCACAAGACTTTGCCTGCGCAAAAGCACGGCATATGAAAGTTCATGGATTGAAATGTTTATGCATCGCATTATCACAAAAATACTGGAACTACATGTGCATTATACACATATAAAAACTACAAATGCACTAGAGAGGTTATCGAGACCTGCGAGCTAACTGAGCAAACtcatcatcgtcatcgtcatcatcctcatcttcttcatcttcaaaCTGATTGATTACAACAGGTGGTGTGGGTGCACAAGGAGTCTCTGCCCTTAAAAATGAATCAGGTGCTTCAGGTGGCAGAGGAGTGCCTGAGGCTATTGCGTCATGTTTTGCAAGAGCACTTTGTAAGTTGTCGTTTAATTCAAGGCCTTGTCGCAGCAGCACTTCATCCCTGCCACATCCCACTGCAGGTTACTCAAAAGATCAAATTAATCAGAAAGATGCGCACAGTCGGCTATTTGAATAATTCAGGTTTTTCAGGATTGTagattttctttaacaaaaagGATATAAGAAAATCCTAAAAACCGGTAATGCATAATACTGGGTATATTTGCTTAAATTATATCATTCACTAGTAATAGATAAACAAATAGGGTCAGGTTTACCTGGTTGAACTTAAAAAATTCATGAGTTTCCTTTGATTGGAGCGACACTGACTTTCAAGGTCTGCAATCACTTCATCTTTAACAACCTAAAATACATATCAAAGAACCAAAAACCCCACCTTTTTGCATAAGAGAAGCATGAAAAGCATAACCGAGATAAAATACAAAAGGTACACCTCAGAACAGTTAGCAAGAATTTCACCAAGTTCTTAACATTATATCAACAGCAATAAAATACGCTACATGACATGAGTGTGTAAATAAAGGCATTTACATACCCCATGGTCATCTGGATTCACAGCTCTCAACATTTCGTTTAACAGATCCATTGCATTCCTTATGTGATCAAAATCTGATACGCTGAAAAATCATACAGCAAGTTAACAATAATATCTAAACAAACAAAGATAGAACGTAAACAAGAAGTTGCCGTCTAAAACGGTAATTAGAAATATCACCTTAAATTTGCCATCTCGGATGCCATTGCTTCATCGAGTCTTAAAGAAGAACTAGGGGGCATCCCATAACCTGCCTGAGGATGCCTATTTGTTGGTTTTGCATGTGTACGGGGTGGAGCAAATATTGGAGCAGTATATGGGGAACGCTGGGGGAACAACACTCCAGATCTCTACAAGTATATTCTCTATTaaacaattataaaatactGAGATATGGCATTGCCTCCGCAAGATAATATACTAGAATTCATGGCAATCTAAAGGTTCAAATAACTTGATTCTTGGCTTTACACCCCTTCGACCAATTTCTTTAGTTTACTTCAAGTAACAGAGTTAAGGGCCTTAAGGCCAAGTTCCAGTAACAATTTCCGAAAGAATTAAATGGAAGAACTAGtgacaataacaacaacaacagcaccaacctatagtaataataataaaacactGGGCAGTTAAAAAATATGCTGAGCtactttaaatttcaactaCTGTGGCCACGACTTACCACAATTCATAAGACAACATAAATGATATTATTGAAACATCTACTCAGGGACACCATGTTCTAAGTGGAACGACAGGCACTTGCTTGgacaagacaaaaaaaatagcAGATTAAACATTATTCCACTACAAAACAAAATGACATCTTATGGAAACAATTCAAAGGCATGAAACGATAGCATAGAACAAGTTTTCCACAAAAGAATCATTCAATGTGTTAAGAAGTGTAACATCAAGCTGAATACTAGAGAGTTACAAACCTTTAGTTCAGCGCATGCCCAGTAGTACTGTGGAAACTTCCCTCCAGGCCCACCAAATGCATCTTGCCAAGAGTCAAGAAGCTCCAAGACTTTATTTCTCACTTGCATATCCGTCTGCAAAGCATGTTTTAAGACACATTTTCGTCCAAGAAAGCAGCACAAAAAAGTAAAACCAACTGTGTTCTGGTGTACAGTTAGGCTTAGCCATCATCCACATAAAACAGccgaagaaattttttttttaaaggaatgTATAGGGTGTTGCCTATACATTTCATTGAATATAATAGGAGTTACACGTAAAATTTTAcataagtataaattataattgcTGGGGCTGAGTAGGCCCGCAGCAATAAATGAACCCCCTAATTGAACCCCCATTTACAAAAATTTGAACCACATTAGTGCATCATTGTGAGATATTCGAGTTAGTTCCTCGGATAATCTACACATCCAAAGAAAATTCACACAAGAGTTTCAGTTAATTTATTTGATAGTAGATAAGTTCGGCATCTGTCAATCAGCTTTGgcaaaatttcaaagttaaatgCAACCTTCACTTCTTGACGGGTATACAAGCATACGAATGCACACACTTTTAGAGGTCCTAGACATAAAATTTCTAATAGTTAATATGGCTAAGCAGGGGAAACAAGACTAACCTTTTTTCTGACAATTTTAATCATCTCTTCTAAAATACCTCGTTCGAcaacttgaaaatgtacataaTCACTGCAATTTTTCACCATTGTCTCCAATAGCTGCAAATTGCAACGTAGCCATCACAGTGAATAATTAGCACAGCTCAAACAAGTTAAGAAAATGTAAGTGAAAATGGTTCCCCACTACCATTCAACTTATAGAATACTGAAAAAAAGGCAGAAAAAGCAATCCCAGTTGCAGAACATTAAAACGGTTGTACACATTGAACAAATTTAATATGAACAAATTTGCTCAAACACTCTCTCAAATCAATGTTCCATGATATTCCACAGCAAGAAATTATCATTACAGCACCAGAACGATGATAACTCCCGCACGAAATAGAGAAAAACCCAGCTTTGAAAAGATTGAGACATACCGTCAAAGCTAGAAACTGAACGTTCGGGTTTTTATGCTGTAGCCGCTTCTTCACAGCTTTAATGACATCTTTTGCGAGCCTGATTCAATGAAGAGAGAGCATTCACAAATACTTCTACATGTAGGATTAAAattcctttttatttcttaaaaaaaaccAGAGTACAAGAAACAAAGCattaacaaaatataatttttttggaaaaaaaaacaaattgacCATTCCGCACTCCATTGCGTAGAATTAGtgttaaaacataaaaataaagttCTAACTTTTGTCCAACacgatttcttttcttttgaaatatctaaacCAACAAATCATATATCTTACTACACAACAAAATGATTCCAACACTGATTCTCCAAATCAAACAACAAATAAGCAATAATTCCACAAATTAACCAACAACCGCAAACAATTTGATCACTAGTGTTGGGATCCCATTCACCATTGACCGGAATTGACGAGGTCGCAGATCTCCATGTTCAGCGTCCAATCGGGCCCGATGAGGAGGTCGCTCGTCGCCTTCTCCACCCGCACCGTCACCGACGACGAGGGAAACAACACCATCTCCTCTCTCCGGAACCCTAGCGAGCGATGAAGGGCAAGAGAAACCCTAGCTCCCTCTCCAATGGCGAACTCCCGAGGCGGGAACTCGCCCTTCGACGTTTACGCTgttaaagaagagaaaaaggaaatgaacatttaattaaaataaaaataaaaatatttgggaAAAACATGTATCTACGAAAAGAATTTGAAGAA from Ananas comosus cultivar F153 linkage group 18, ASM154086v1, whole genome shotgun sequence encodes:
- the LOC109723744 gene encoding target of Myb protein 1-like; this encodes MVLFPSSSVTVRVEKATSDLLIGPDWTLNMEICDLVNSGQWLAKDVIKAVKKRLQHKNPNVQFLALTLLETMVKNCSDYVHFQVVERGILEEMIKIVRKKTDMQVRNKVLELLDSWQDAFGGPGGKFPQYYWACAELKRSGVLFPQRSPYTAPIFAPPRTHAKPTNRHPQAGYGMPPSSSLRLDEAMASEMANLSVSDFDHIRNAMDLLNEMLRAVNPDDHGVVKDEVIADLESQCRSNQRKLMNFLSSTRDEVLLRQGLELNDNLQSALAKHDAIASGTPLPPEAPDSFLRAETPCAPTPPVVINQFEDEEDEDDDDDDDEFAQLARRNSKFKPSSTGSTSYMSRERSSSQNCKNYNESSSSISSTIGENALVLLDSPVPVKTASKEKDMIDLLSITLSSEPSTRTTPLTPSSSSNQRESPASISPNKQAQSYVPYNSYVASWARSQPQPQYLDCPPQPQLQFGCTPPRWVASPVNMNTNPFEYPSTVNVAAYVPTYASRAFWPSNPFVYRANSAPAASGQTTTNVNLKQPGSAVASEPYVSSNRLFDDLIDLRDADDSLRTRGMGPTFSASPSQGTLDRK
- the LOC109723745 gene encoding uncharacterized protein LOC109723745, with amino-acid sequence MVSREHKRLGLHEKLQLLRSITNSHASNKASIIIDASKYIEELKQKVVRLNQEIACAQNNIKESPLPMVTVESLERGFLINVFSGKSFPGLLVAILEAFEELGLNVMEARASCADTFRLEAVGGENQVEGVNAHVVKQAVLQAIRKCSENSDQE